One genomic region from Diabrotica undecimpunctata isolate CICGRU chromosome 9, icDiaUnde3, whole genome shotgun sequence encodes:
- the LOC140451028 gene encoding uncharacterized protein: MTSTGKKRLTILQVNVGRAKTAHDLLLAKALALNADLIIVPEPNKNIVKKNGWITDTRSDVAIYINNKNMHINKVKRREGYLKINIDNLAIIACYISSNINIEHYERQVENIIDMSQNERDFIVAGDVNAKSILWGSPHNDRRGEIWNEWISSADIVVLNNGEPTFVRGESKSHIDVTLASKNVAKKISGWDVLGENLFTHHRYIFYEIGVKVTHKGRQKNEFNKEKFKRNK; the protein is encoded by the coding sequence ATGACTTCGACTGGGAAAAAAAGGCTTACCATTCTGCAAGTAAACGTCGGCAGGGCGAAGACAGCGCACGACCTATTACTAGCGAAAGCTCTAGCACTAAACGCAGATTTGATAATAGTCCCAGAACCAAATAAAAATATCGTGAAAAAGAACGGCTGGATAACAGATACAAGATCGGATGTCGCaatatacataaataataaaaacatgcacattaataaagttaaacgaCGAGAAGgttatctaaaaataaatatagataatCTAGCAATCATCGCTTGCTACATCTCATCTAATATAAACATAGAACACTACGAAAGGCAAGTAGAAAACATCATCGATATGTCCCAAAACGAGAGAGACTTTATAGTCGCTGGGGACGTAAACGCCAAGTCCATCCTCTGGGGGTCCCCACACAACGATAGAAGAGGTGAAATATGGAATGAGTGGATATCTTCGGCGGACATCGTAGTGTTGAATAACGGAGAACCCACTTTTGTGAGGGGTGAGAGCAAAAGTCACATAGATGTTACCCTAGCAAGCAAAAACGTCGCCAAAAAGATCTCGGGGTGGGATGTGCTGGGTGAAAATCTTTTCACCCACCACAGATACATCTTCTATGAGATTGGCGTCAAGGTCACACACAAAGGAAGACAGAAAAATGAAttcaacaaagaaaaatttaaaagaaataagtAA